In Tripterygium wilfordii isolate XIE 37 chromosome 23, ASM1340144v1, whole genome shotgun sequence, one genomic interval encodes:
- the LOC119993186 gene encoding protein DETOXIFICATION 24-like, which produces MDIGSQERLLGGEAEDSSNMRERICTESKKIWRIAVPAILSRVALLGTWMVTQAFIGHIGEVQFAAYAMVQAVLQRFAIGITLGMSSATETLCGQAFGAKQYHMMGIYLQRSWIINIVITTILLPLFFFATPILRLLGEDEDIASQANTLALWCIPQLYSLIFSTTIQMYLQAQLKNFILIFITLTAFLLQILLSWLFVDVFDYGVSGAMGALSLSNLVLVLGEFVYVLGWCPETWRGFTKAAFYDIFPVLKLSVSSGLMICLELWYSSVLVLLAGYMKNATIAISTFSICLNVITCEMMIGLGFLVTASVRVSNELGAGNTKAAKFAVKVILSTSICVGLLFSVLCFIFSSQISYIFSTSEAIAKSVSSLRTLLAISVFLNGVQPVLSGVAVGAGWQSVVAFINIGSYYVIGIPVGALLGYVAHMQVMGIWVGMIFGVATQTFVLLYMTWKTDWEEQVTNTSERLNRWLLKPSEEAINSQSHTSEA; this is translated from the exons ATGGATATTGGATCCCAAGAGAGACTGCTTGGAGGAGAAGCAGAAGATAGCAGCAACATGAGAGAGAGGATTTGTACAGAATCAAAGAAGATATGGAGAATTGCAGTCCCTGCAATATTATCAAGAGTGGCTCTACTTGGAACTTGGATGGTCACACAAGCATTTATTGGACATATTGGTGAGGTTCAGTTTGCAGCCTATGCAATGGTACAAGCAGTTCTACAACGATTCGCTATTGGCATAACG CTAGGCATGTCAAGTGCGACCGAAACGCTATGTGGACAAGCATTTGGTGCAAAGCAATACCATATGATGGGTATCTACCTGCAAAGATCATGGATTATTAATATTGTTATTACAACAATCTTAttacctctcttcttctttgcgACACCGATTCTTCGATTACTCGGTGAGGATGAAGACATTGCAAGTCAAGCAAACACGCTTGCTTTGTGGTGCATTCCTCAGCTCTACTCTCTCATTTTCAGTACAACTATCCAAATGTACTTACAAGCACAGCTCAAGAACTTCATTCTCATTTTTATAACCCTTACAGCATTTTTGCTTCAAATATTACTGTCATGGctttttgttgatgtgtttgacTACGGGGTTTCGGGTGCAATGGGTGCATTGAGCTTGTCCAATTTGGTATTGGTGTTGGGGGAATTTGTGTATGTATTAGGTTGGTGTCCTGAGACATGGAGGGGATTCACTAAAGCTGCATTTTATGATATTTTTCCTGTCTTAAAGTTATCGGTATCTTCTGGTCTGATGATTTG CTTGGAATTATGGTACAGCTCTGTCCTTGTCTTGTTGGCAGGATACATGAAAAATGCAACGATAGCAATATCAACTTTCTCTATCTG CCTTAATGTCATCACGTGTGAAATGATGATCGGCCTCGGCTTCCTAGTCACAGCAAG TGTACGTGTTTCGAATGAACTTGGGGCAGGAAATACTAAAGCTGCAAAATTTGCAGTTAAGGTCATCTTAAGTACATCAATATGCGTCGGACTACTCTTTTCGGTACTATGTTTTATCTTCAGTTCTCAGATCTCATACATATTCTCAACGAGTGAAGCAATCGCGAAATCAGTGTCAAGCCTAAGAACCCTACTTGCTATCTCTGTCTTTCTTAACGGAGTTCAACCTGTCCTTTCAG GAGTAGCAGTTGGTGCTGGATGGCAAAGTGTGGTTGCATTTATCAATATCGGTAGCTATTATGTGATTGGAATTCCAGTCGGAGCTTTGCTTGGTTATGTGGCTCATATGCAGGTTATG GGAATTTGGGTTGGAATGATATTTGGAGTGGCAACACAAACATTTGTGCTTCTCTACATGACATGGAAAACAGATTGGGAAGAACAG GTGACCAACACATCAGAGCGTCTTAACCGGTGGCTACTAAAACCCTCAGAAGAAGCTATTAACAGTCAGAGTCATACTTCTGAAGCTTGA
- the LOC119993187 gene encoding ELMO domain-containing protein B-like — translation MTSRTLRRRLHHGDVDGRQNEHLDESGFDSLNEPLLARDDDYSDMPSEGRTLEDIWDEERRKEHLRWTFLFSQLIAQWAQWLASIVIGSGSLIGRFLPFPFATQYGLGRKLLLPPLSPLQEERLGSLRQRVEVPFDGSRVEHQDALKQLWRLAYPDRELPSLKSELWKDMGWQGADPSTDFRGGGFISLENLIFFAKQYPVPFQALLHKRNGTRAEWEYPFAVAGINISFMLVQMLDLQSGKPSTEAGIRFLELLKEDEKAFDNLFCVAFQMMDAQWLAKRASYMEFNDVLKSTRTQLERELALEDVSNVTDLPAYNFLR, via the exons ATGACGTCGAGAACACTAAGAAGGAGGCTGCATCATGGGGATGTTGATGGGAGGCAGAACGAGCATTTAGATGAAtctgggtttgatagtttgaatgAACCTCTACTTGCTAGAGATGATGACTACAGTGATATGCCCTCCGAG GGACGCACACTAGAAGATATTTGGGATGAGGAAAGGAGAAAGGAGCATCTCCGCTGGACCTTTCTCTTCTCACAGTTGATAGCACAGTGGGCGCAATGGTTAG CAAGTATTGTTATTGGATCTGGATCACTTATTGGTCGGTTTTTGCCTTTTCCATTTGCAACTCAATATGGATTAGGCAGGAAGCTTCTTCTACCACCTCTTAGTCCTCTACAG GAAGAAAGGCTAGGAAGTCTACGGCAAAGAGTGGAAGTTCCCTTTGATGGTTCACGCGTGGAGCATCAA GATGCACTTAAGCAATTATGGAGGCTGGCTTATCCTGATAGGGAGCTCCCCTCCCTTAAATCAGAGCTTTGGAAGGACATGGGTTGGCAAGGTGCAGACCCTTCAACAGATTTCAG GGGTGGAGGATTTATATCGCTGGAGAATCTTATCTTTTTCGCCAAGCAATATCCG GTGCCATTCCAGGCATTGTTGCACAAAAGAAATGGCACAAGAGCTGAGTGGGAATATCCCTTTGCTGTAGCTGGCATTAACATTTCCTTCATGTTGGTACAGATGTTGGATCTTCAATCAG GAAAGCCATCTACCGAAGCAGGAATTCGATTTTTAGAGTTACTCAAGGAGGATGAAAAGGCATTTGACAACCTTTTCTGCGTGGCCTTTCAAATGATGGATGCGCAATGGCTTGCTAAGCGAGCCTCATACATGGAATTCAAC GATGTTTTGAAGTCTACAAGAACGCAGCTAGAACGTGAACTTGCACTAGAAGACGTCTCCAATGTGACAGATTTACCAGCATACAATTTTTTGAGATGA
- the LOC119993322 gene encoding regulation of nuclear pre-mRNA domain-containing protein 2-like codes for MNNDAFDGQILAEKLSKLNNSQQSIESLSRWCISHRKKARQIVETWDRLFNSSQREQRVSFLYLANDILQNSRRKGSEFVNEFWKVLPASLRLVYENGDELGKKAVTRLVGIWEERKVFGSRGQSLKDVMLSQNPSSALLSNGKSSNPIKIVKRDAHSVRIKLAVGGLPEKILTAFQSVLDENVNEESALSKCHTAVSHVSKIVEDIENASSQGNQLSSTLVDDLREQENVLYQCVEQLENAETARAELVSQLREALQEHESKLEVIRSQLQVARGQFEQASSIRKRVTSSIPAGPSTPNIIPPTEAMKVVEQNVPSVEPISTLPRPPLTQPVVSYAPLRATDEESKKAAAAAVAAKLAASTSSAQMLTSVLSSLVAEEAASMNGNLKSSGFTSGLSIFSPEKRQKVEKPMAVSDGSYSDAGGMPYFAPLQQQPGNNVPPTSVQSISQPSQVHSSYAAPPPLPPRPPLSPANPSANQFVQSAGMMVGVMPYGYGANALPPPPPLPPHITMGLARPAPQPPQQLQPQPQQSQEQQSPASGGYYRPPGIGFYGQSHQPTTPPVPRQ; via the exons ATGAACAACGACGCGTTTGACGGGCAGATACTAGCTGAGAAGTTGTCAAAACTCAACAACTCGCAACAAAGCATTGAAT CTCTCTCGCGTTGGTGTATATCCCATCGGAAGAAAGCAAGACAGATTGTTGAAACATGGGATAGACTGTTCAACTCTTCTCAAAGAGAGCAGCGTGTTAGTTTTTTATATTTGGCAAATGATATTTTGCAAAATAGTCGGCGGAAGGGTAGTGAGTTTGTGAATGAATTCTGGAAGGTTCTTCCTGCATCTCTGAGACTTGTTTATGAAAATGGGGATGAACTTGGGAAGAAAGCAGTAACAAGACTT GTTGGCATATGGGAGGAAAGAAAAGTGTTTGGTTCTCGGGGTCAGAGTCTTAAAGATGTAATGCTGAGTCAGAATCCTTCTTCCGCGTTGCTGAGCAATGGAAAGAGCTCAAATCCTATCAAAATTGTCAAACGAGATGCTCATTCAGTTAGAATT AAATTGGCTGTTGGTGGTCTGCCAGAAAAAATACTGACTGCTTTTCAATCTGTTCTTGATGAAAATGTCAACGAAGAATCTGCTTTAAGCAAGTGTCACACTGCTGTATCTCATGTGAGCAAAATTGTTGAAGACATTGAAAATGCTTCAAGTCAAG GGAATCAACTTAGTTCTACATTGGTGGATGATCTACGAGAGCAAGAAAATGTCCTATACCAATGTGTTGAGCAACTTGAAAATGCTGAAACAGCCAGGGCTGAATTGGTTTCTCAGCTTAGAGAAGCACTTCAAGAACAC GAATCGAAGCTGGAGGTTATTCGCTCTCAGTTGCAG GTTGCCCGAGGTCAGTTTGAGCAAGCAAGCAGTATCAGAAAAAGGGTGACATCATCAATTCCTGCTGGGCCTTCAACCCCCAACATCATTCCTCCAACAGAAGCTATGAAAGTCGTGGAACAAAATGTGCCTTCGGTTGAGCCAATCAGCACCCTACCCCGACCTCCTCTTACACAACCTGTTGTTTCTTATGCACCTCTGAGAGCAACAGATGAAGAGAGCAAGAAAGCAGCGGCAGCTGCTGTTGCAGCAAAGCTTGCTGCCTCAACATCTTCTGCACAGATGCTGACCTCTGTTCTTTCATCCCTTGTTGCTGAAGAAGCTGCCTCCATGAATGGTAACCTAAAATCTTCTGGATTCACATCAGGCTTGTCCATTTTCTCTCCAGAAAAACGGCAAAAAGTAGAAAAACCAATGGCTGTTTCTGATGGTAGCTACTCTGATGCGGGTGGCATGCCTTATTTTGCCCCTCTACAGCAGCAACCTGGGAATAATGTACCACCTACCAGCGTGCAATCCATCTCCCAGCCCAGTCAGGTCCACTCTTCATATGCTGCACCTCCACCTTTACCACCTCGCCCACCTTTATCTCCAGCAAATCCGTCGGCAAATCAATTCGTCCAGTCTGCTGGCATGATGGTTGGGGTGATGCCTTATGGATACGGGGCTAATGCATTGCCACCTCCACCCCCACTACCTCCACATATCACAATGGGTTTAGCAAGGCCTGCTCCACAGCCTCCACAGCAGCTGCAGCCTCAGCCACAGCAGTCCCAGGAACAGCAGTCCCCGGCGAGTGGGGGATATTATCGACCACCAGGTATTGGATTCTACGGGCAAAGCCATCAACCTACAACACCACCGGTACCTAGGCAGTGA
- the LOC119993298 gene encoding probable serine/threonine-protein kinase kinX, with protein sequence MGVLMEIGVRMRRFLVISMRRSYKSVCNHPFLAGVVCFLLFLYRSFPFLFSLLVSATPVVVCTAVLLGTLLSFGQSNIPEIEEEEDDEKVSHDIASLKAGVIGEDSLVSRDESLVVERFSGEQGDIIEKSDEETSPLDNRLDKVEEEDGSVDYNLLINKGSREIQLEMPATKEVEGEFSDLLNNRGTQLEAQMVVSMLTDREDLEHHYSLTANIKDENIRIDDDRFIGESSAACMEYQWDSSLKPTKNDNEEDTNYDDEEDDDDDESGSDGAESSSPDASMADIISLLDELHPLLDEEAAARAHLSHDGSDAASERSHKSDESGEKSEDMENQAEEDDGEEEEEEAAQESKEDGSKYAIKWTEDDQKNLTDLGTSELERNQRLEKLIARRRARKNLRVMAEKNLIDLDSDDLPLSIPPIATTRRNPFDIPYDSYDNVPGSAPSILLPRRNPFDLPYDSGEEKPDLKEDSFQQEFTSMQPREAIFRRHESFSVGPSVLCDTRQERQDFKWRPYFVPERFATDGVGYPSFQRQLSEISESKISSVPDTESVSSAMEDEGKKNNENYFPQEIVAISNIDHASVQVEHGSESSEVDSVDIDQIEGLDVLHDVEEITLGDVEGHHELGSILSEAERLDTSIGELLSRHVVDLSIPEAGAPAIPMDVDTSESHLKTEPIEEECRSRSSLSSLSEVDERISDVREEGSTGLNQACNHTGESGISRQLSLEEPKFHFISGVMDENHYREPVYDSSPPAVDKFHSFSSISSDMQAEISEMGSPPVLVESAEGHNKLHVESTQTGTSGHEEVLVTSAQVHLMEANESRSSEVSEVHEHDVKKDESSGVNTNCDNGEETMVPESGVDHVIVDSGSSSDGSEDEFINAKENNYSYEQDQVNSSSLQEGILIGVNPGVGENLYSTTSSNHLTSVDLTMFSPHEQLPSLMVERVSVDLNVPSCEAAAAEEHAEAKETLHREGEQVRSSCSSDNEVIDEATMHKDENVQPHLDKYLSPSYDSQIHVEGHQDAGQKVDVLASSYMQMPSDKLNLSASEESEHVMSAVQEHLPSSNSDAKIHSGLDEDTDLILPSYSNHLNMLPGENPVGELEKQPWSDKSVVDPLIDVHDQLPVVQEQYKVPLDSPREGDAINNENVRELHDPVDEVSKNATSMISNSTSVPSGSSSDQPSAGVVDLEDKIMDNIVYEDGGHVSEDLHYSMKEFGHPKEQNIAGEADDLRDIDEGFLSELDRVGDFRVEEVGESIHDEQIPRK encoded by the exons ATGGGTGTTCTTATGGAAATTGGGGTTCGGATGAGGAGGTTTCTGGTCATTTCAATGAGAAGAAGTTATAAATCAGTTTGCAATCATCCATTTCTCGCGGGTGTGGTGTGTTTTTTGTTATTCCTGTACAGATCATTTCCatttttgttttcccttttgGTCTCTGCCACCCCTGTTGTAGTGTGCACTGCTGTTTTGCTTGGGACTCTTTTGAGTTTTGGGCAATCAAACATACctgaaattgaagaagaagaagacgacgagAAAGTTTCCCATGATATTGCATCTTTAAAAGCCGGAGTTATAGGAGAGGATAGTCTTGTTAGTAGAGATGAGAGTCTTGTTGTAGAGAGATTTAGTGGGGAGCAAGGTGATATAATAGAGAAATCTGATGAAGAAACTAGTCCATTGGATAATAGACTTGATAAGGTTGAGGAAGAGGATGGTTCAGTTGATTATAATCTGCTAATTAACAAGGGTTCAAGAGAAATTCAGTTAGAGATGCCGGCAACTAAAGAGGTGGAGGGAGAATTCAGTGATTTGCTGAACAATAGGGGAACTCAACTTGAAGCACAGATGGTTGTAAGCATGCTGACTGACAGGGAGGATCTTGAGCATCATTATTCTTTAACTGCAAACATCAAAGATGAGAATATTCGTATTGATGATGATAGATTTATCGGAGAGTCTTCCGCTGCTTGCATGGAATATCAGTGGGATTCATCACTGAAACCGACAAAAAATGACAATGAAGAGGATACCAACTATGACGAtgaagaggatgatgatgatgatgagtctGGGTCTGATGGAGCAGAGAGTTCCTCCCCAGATGCTTCAATGGCAGACATCATTTCATTGCTTGATGAGCTCCATCCACTCTTAGATGAGGAAGCTGCAGCTCGTGCTCATTTGTCTCATGATGGATCGGATGCTGCTTCAGAGAGATCTCATAAAAGTGATGAAAGCGGTGAAAAGTCAGAAGATATGGAAAATCAGGCAGAAGAAGATGAcggtgaagaagaagaggaagaagcagCACAGGAAAGTAAGGAGGATGGAAGCAAATATGCAATCAAATGGACAGAGGATGACCAAAAGAACCTGACGGACTTGGGGACTTCAGAGCTTGAAAGGAACCAACGTTTGGAGAAACTCATTGCTAGGAGAAGAGCTCGTAAAAATTTGAGGGTGATGGCTGAGAAGAATCTCATAGATTTGGACAGTGATGATCTTCCTCTTAGTATTCCACCCATTGCGACAACAAGGCGCAACCCCTTTGATATCCCGTACGACTCCTATGACAACGTTCCTGGATCTGCTCCATCAATATTGTTGCCAAGACGAAACCCTTTTGATCTTCCTTATGACTCAGGCGAGGAAAAGCCTGATCTCAAGGAGGACAGTTTTCAACAAGAGTTCACATCAATGCAACCACGGGAAGCAATTTTTAGAAGGCATGAAAGTTTTAGTGTGGGGCCATCAGTTTTATGCGATACCAGACAAGAGCGGCAAGATTTCAAATGGAGACCTTATTTTGTACCAGAACGATTTGCGACAGATGGAGTAGGCTATCCTTCATTCCAACGGCAATTAAGTGAAATTAGTGAATCTAAGATAAGTTCTGTTCCTGATACCGAATCAGTGTCGTCAGCCATGGAGGATGAGGGAAAGAAGAACAATGAAAACTATTTTCCCCAAGAAATTGTTGCAATCTCCAACATAGACCATGCTTCTGTCCAGGTTGAACATGGAAGTGAATCATCTGAAGTTGATTCTGTGGATATTGATCAAATTGAGGGATTAGATGTTCTCCATGATGTTGAGGAAATTACATTGGGCGATGTGGAAGGTCATCATGAGCTGGGGTCTATCTTGTCTGAAGCAGAAAGGCTGGATACTTCCATAGGAGAATTGTTAAGTCGCCATGTAGTTGACTTGAGTATACCAGAAGCAGGAGCGCCAGCTATTCCTATGGATGTTGACACTAGTGAAAGTCATTTGAAGACAGAGCCAATTGAGGAGGAGTGCCGTAGTAGATCGAGCCTATCATCGTTGTCAGAAGTAGATGAAAGAATATCTGATGTTAGAGAAGAAGGATCAACAGGTTTGAATCAAGCATGCAATCATACTGGGGAATCTGGCATTTCAAGACAACTTTCACTTGAGGAGCCGAAGTTTCACTTTATAAGTGGCGTAATGGATGAAAATCATTATAGGGAGCCTGTTTATGATTCAAGTCCACCAGCAGTCGATAAATTCCACTCATTTTCCTCAATATCCTCTGATATGCAAGCAGAGATATCTGAAATGGGTTCACCTCCAGTCTTGGTTGAATCTGCTGAGGGACACAATAAATTGCACGTTGAGAGCACTCAGACAGGTACTAGTGGTCATGAAGAGGTGCTCGTAACCTCCGCACAAGTGCATCTAATGGAAGCAAATGAATCACGATCATCAGAAGTTTCAGAGGTTCATGAGCACGATGTCAAAAAGGATGAGTCATCAGGAGTCAATACTAATTGTGATAATGGGGAGGAAACTATGGTGCCTGAATCTGGGGTTGACCATGTTATAGTTGATTCAGGGTCATCTTCTGATGGGTCAGAAGATGAGTTTATAAATGCCAAAGAGAATAACTATTCTTATGAACAGGATCAAGTGAACTCATCAAGTCTTCAGGAGGGAATTCTCATTGGGGTAAACCCAGGTGTAGGTGAAAATTTGTATTCCACGACTTCTAGTAATCATTTGACTTCAGTTGATTTAACCATGTTTTCACCACATGAGCAACTGCCGTCACTGATGGTTGAGCGTGTTTCGGTGGATCTCAATGTACCATCTTGTGAGGCAGCAGCTGCTGAAGAACATGCGGAAGCGAAAGAAACCCTTCATCGTGAGGGGGAACAAGTCCGCTCATCATGTTCATCGGATAATGAAGTGATTGATGAAGCCACGATGCATAAGGATGAAAATGTTCAGCCTCATCTGGATAAATATCTGtcaccaagttatgattctcAAATCCATGTTGAGGGCCATCAAGATGCAGGGCAGAAAGTGGATGTCTTGGCTTCTAGTTACATGCAAATGCCTTCTGATAAGCTAAATTTGTCTGCATCGGAGGAATCAGAGCATGTGATGTCTGCAGTACAAGAACATCTTCCCTCCTCAAACTCTGATGCAAAAATCCATTCTGGTCTCGATGAAGATACAGATCTGATACTTCCGTCATACTCGAATCATCTAAATATGCTTCCTGGCGAAAACCCTGTGGGTGAATTGGAGAAACAGCCCTGGTCAGATAAATCTGTGGTTGATCCATTGATTGATGTTCATGACCAACTCCCAGTAGTCCAG GAACAATATAAAGTCCCACTGGACTCTCCAAGGGAAGGAGATGCCATTAACAATGAAAATGTTCGGGAACTTCATGATCCCGTGGATGAAGTTTCAAAAAATGCCACTTCGATGATCTCAAATTCCACCTCAGTCCCATCTGGGAGTTCCAGTGACCAACCATCCGCTGGTGTAGTGGATTTGGAAGACAAGATCATGGACAACATTGTATATGAGGATGGTGGTCATGTCTCAGAAGACCTTCATTATTCAATGAAAGAATTTGGGCATCCTAAGGAGCAAAACATCGCTGGGGAAGCAGATGATTTGAGGGACATTGATGAAGGATTTTTGTCAGAATTGGACAGAGTCGGGGACTTTAGAGTTGAGGAAGTTGGTGAGTCAATCCATGATGAGCAAATACCAAGAAAGTAG